In one window of bacterium DNA:
- a CDS encoding 30S ribosomal protein S1 codes for MVEKIDVGKLLEEKIAGFKPGSLIKGRVVRILDEEVIIDIGYKSEGSVLKEEFKGDEVHEGDEVDVVVESLDPDEHGFVPLSKEKADVILNWEKIERCSETGEWIEGTVFRSVKGGYRVDIGVIAFLPSSQADINPLINPSSLVGMRSKFKIINLDSMRKNVVVSRRKYLEEEREEKKKEYFDNVHEGQLVTGTVRNIVDYGAFIELDYGIVGLLHINDMSWGRISHPSQMLSTGQQVEVVVLDVDKERQVLSFGLKQKTPNPWDNIEEKYPVGSIVEGKIVNITDYGAFIKIEEGIEGLLHISELSWTGRIKKPSDVVAMGDTVTVQVIDIKKDEQKISFSLKSLEPNPWPDIAKKYPVGSIVKGRVYNITDFGAFVELEPGIDGLLHISNLGDASVKHPSEVLRKGQKIDVMVLEIDPDNKKISLGIKQIEDVRDSRKDEEIKGGDDESTDSK; via the coding sequence ATGGTAGAAAAAATTGATGTAGGAAAATTATTAGAAGAAAAGATAGCCGGTTTTAAACCGGGCTCACTCATTAAAGGCAGAGTTGTGAGGATATTAGATGAGGAGGTGATAATAGATATAGGGTATAAATCAGAAGGCAGTGTATTGAAAGAAGAATTTAAGGGAGATGAGGTTCATGAGGGAGATGAGGTTGATGTTGTTGTAGAATCACTTGACCCTGATGAACACGGTTTTGTCCCCTTATCAAAAGAAAAAGCAGATGTGATTCTTAACTGGGAAAAAATTGAAAGATGTTCTGAGACAGGAGAGTGGATAGAAGGGACGGTTTTCAGAAGTGTTAAAGGTGGATACAGGGTGGATATTGGAGTTATTGCATTCTTACCTTCTTCTCAGGCAGATATAAATCCTTTAATAAATCCATCCTCTCTGGTTGGTATGAGGTCTAAGTTTAAAATCATTAATCTTGACTCTATGAGGAAAAATGTTGTTGTTTCAAGACGAAAATATCTTGAGGAAGAGAGAGAAGAAAAAAAGAAAGAGTATTTTGACAATGTCCATGAGGGACAACTGGTTACAGGTACCGTCAGGAATATAGTGGACTATGGTGCTTTTATAGAACTGGATTATGGTATTGTTGGACTTCTCCACATCAATGATATGAGCTGGGGAAGAATTAGTCATCCTTCCCAGATGTTGAGCACAGGTCAACAGGTAGAGGTTGTGGTTTTAGATGTGGATAAGGAAAGACAGGTTCTATCCTTTGGTCTTAAACAGAAAACACCAAATCCATGGGATAACATTGAAGAGAAATATCCTGTGGGCTCTATAGTTGAAGGTAAGATAGTCAATATAACTGACTATGGTGCATTTATCAAAATAGAAGAAGGTATAGAAGGACTCTTACATATATCAGAACTTTCATGGACAGGAAGGATTAAAAAACCGTCAGATGTCGTTGCAATGGGAGACACTGTCACAGTTCAGGTAATAGATATAAAGAAAGATGAGCAGAAGATTTCCTTCAGTTTGAAGAGTTTAGAACCAAACCCCTGGCCTGATATAGCGAAGAAGTATCCGGTTGGCAGTATAGTAAAAGGTAGGGTGTATAACATTACTGATTTTGGTGCATTTGTTGAACTGGAGCCAGGGATAGATGGACTTCTGCATATTTCTAATCTTGGAGATGCATCTGTTAAACATCCATCGGAGGTTTTAAGAAAAGGACAGAAGATAGATGTAATGGTTCTTGAGATAGACCCTGATAACAAAAAAATCTCATTAGGAATTAAGCAGATAGAAGATGTACGTGATAGTAGAAAGGACGAGGAAATCAAAGGAGGAGATGATGAGAGTACTGATAGTAAATAA
- the nagB gene encoding glucosamine-6-phosphate deaminase, whose amino-acid sequence MRVLIVNNYEEMSKKAADIVAEIVRKKPKCVLGLATGSTPEGLYAELVRQHKKDGLDFSKVTTFNLDEYYGLSGDHPQSYRYFMNEKLFNGINIKKKNTFVPDGTVPVKKIEKFCKEYEEKIKKAGGIDLQVLGIGGDGHIAFNEPGSSLSSRTRLVALNEQTIKDNSRFFKSIDEVPKYALTMGIGTILEAKELLFLANGEKKAEVVAKALEGPVTSSITASALQLHQKVTVIIDEAAASRLSRISFYKFVAEAEKTIGMALF is encoded by the coding sequence ATGAGAGTACTGATAGTAAATAACTATGAAGAGATGTCAAAAAAGGCAGCAGACATAGTTGCAGAGATTGTAAGAAAGAAACCGAAATGTGTCCTCGGGCTTGCAACAGGCAGTACCCCTGAAGGGTTATATGCAGAACTTGTAAGGCAACACAAAAAAGACGGACTGGACTTTTCAAAGGTTACTACATTTAACCTTGATGAGTATTATGGATTATCGGGAGATCATCCTCAGAGTTACCGCTATTTTATGAATGAGAAACTTTTCAATGGAATAAATATAAAGAAAAAAAACACATTTGTACCTGATGGGACAGTTCCAGTTAAAAAGATAGAAAAATTTTGTAAAGAATATGAAGAAAAGATAAAGAAAGCAGGCGGTATAGACCTTCAGGTGCTTGGCATTGGAGGAGATGGACATATCGCCTTCAATGAACCGGGTTCATCTCTTTCTTCAAGAACACGGTTGGTTGCTCTGAATGAACAAACAATAAAAGACAATTCAAGGTTTTTCAAAAGTATTGACGAAGTTCCAAAGTATGCTCTTACAATGGGAATTGGTACTATCCTTGAAGCAAAAGAACTTTTGTTTCTCGCAAATGGTGAAAAAAAAGCAGAGGTTGTGGCGAAAGCACTTGAAGGGCCTGTAACATCCTCTATTACCGCTTCTGCTTTACAACTACATCAAAAGGTAACAGTTATTATAGATGAGGCAGCAGCATCCCGATTAAGCAGAATTTCTTTCTATAAATTTGTAGCAGAGGCAGAAAAAACAATCGGGATGGCTCTATTTTAA
- the pta gene encoding phosphate acetyltransferase, protein MGLKEIFIEKAKRSCKKIVLPEGTDERIQRAAEILKKENIATPVLIGKEKEIISLASQQGIDISDVEVIDPITYPYLPELVSHYSETRKVKQSIAERILKKDLVFGGMLLATGKVDGMVAGAASTTASVIQASALTVGYAKGISTPSSFFIMELTDGRVLFYADCAVNIDPSAQQLAEIAISTSRSFIKIMGQQCKTALLSFSTKGSASHPFVDKVQNAVGLAREIADKDILIDGEFQGDTALVEAVAKKKLKEPSPVAGQANVLIFPDIDAGNIAYKLTQYLAGASAFGPVLQGFAKPVSDLSRGAKTEDIVIISAIVCCLG, encoded by the coding sequence ATGGGACTTAAAGAGATTTTTATTGAAAAAGCAAAAAGGTCTTGTAAGAAGATTGTACTGCCGGAAGGGACAGATGAAAGAATCCAGAGGGCAGCAGAGATACTAAAAAAGGAAAATATTGCAACACCTGTTCTTATAGGCAAAGAAAAGGAGATAATATCTCTCGCATCTCAACAGGGGATAGATATCTCTGATGTGGAAGTTATAGACCCGATAACATATCCTTATCTCCCTGAACTCGTATCTCATTACTCGGAGACAAGAAAGGTCAAACAGAGTATTGCAGAGCGGATACTTAAAAAAGACCTTGTTTTTGGCGGTATGCTACTTGCCACAGGTAAGGTAGATGGTATGGTAGCAGGGGCTGCCAGTACCACAGCAAGTGTAATACAGGCATCCGCACTCACTGTAGGTTATGCTAAAGGAATATCAACACCTTCCAGTTTTTTTATTATGGAACTCACTGATGGCAGAGTCCTTTTTTATGCTGATTGTGCGGTGAATATAGACCCTTCTGCACAGCAGTTAGCAGAGATAGCGATCTCCACCTCCCGCAGTTTCATAAAAATAATGGGGCAGCAATGTAAAACAGCACTTCTTTCATTTTCCACTAAAGGTTCTGCTTCCCATCCCTTTGTAGACAAGGTGCAAAATGCGGTTGGTCTTGCGAGAGAAATCGCAGATAAAGATATACTTATAGATGGAGAATTTCAGGGTGATACAGCACTTGTTGAAGCAGTTGCGAAAAAGAAATTAAAAGAACCTTCACCTGTAGCAGGACAGGCAAATGTTCTTATATTCCCTGATATTGATGCAGGCAATATCGCTTATAAACTTACACAATACCTTGCCGGTGCATCTGCATTTGGTCCTGTACTTCAGGGGTTTGCAAAGCCGGTAAGTGACCTTTCAAGAGGGGCAAAAACAGAAGATATAGTAATAATTTCTGCTATAGTTTGCTGTCTGGGATAA
- a CDS encoding phosphopantothenoylcysteine decarboxylase (decarboxylates 4-phosphopantothenoylcysteine to form 4'-phosphopantotheine.), with product MNKNIVIGVSGSIAAYKSAEIIRELKKKGWDVQVILTKEATHFITPLTLSVLSGRPVYTEMFEIENFEEDHISVSEFADIILVAPATANIIGKVASGICDDLLTCVISAFKGPVVFAPAMNENMWLNSITQENVEKLKKYGYHFIPPEKGLLASGKEGIGRLADIKKIISFIEEKVKER from the coding sequence ATGAATAAGAACATCGTCATCGGTGTCTCTGGTTCTATTGCTGCCTATAAGAGTGCAGAAATTATAAGGGAATTAAAAAAGAAAGGATGGGATGTTCAAGTAATTCTTACTAAAGAAGCAACACATTTTATAACTCCTCTTACACTTTCTGTTCTATCAGGTAGACCTGTATATACAGAGATGTTTGAGATAGAAAATTTTGAAGAAGACCATATATCTGTATCTGAATTTGCTGATATTATACTGGTTGCACCGGCAACAGCAAATATTATAGGTAAGGTTGCATCCGGTATCTGTGATGACCTTTTAACCTGTGTAATATCTGCTTTCAAAGGACCTGTTGTTTTTGCTCCTGCAATGAATGAAAATATGTGGTTGAACTCTATAACACAGGAAAATGTTGAAAAACTTAAAAAATATGGTTATCATTTTATTCCACCTGAAAAAGGACTTCTGGCATCAGGGAAAGAGGGAATAGGACGGTTAGCCGATATTAAAAAGATAATATCTTTTATAGAAGAAAAGGTAAAGGAGAGGTAA
- a CDS encoding aspartate aminotransferase family protein produces MGKSYPLIPKKVPYIETKYRRIKTEIPVPESIPVLEKLRTYEPISMSGQPLVVWDHAEGMNVYDNYGNKWLDFSSGVLVTNAGHSAPEVLSEIKRMLEKPLLHNYCFPSEIRAELVEKIASVSPEPLKKVFLLTTGAEAVECAFKLARTYGKKKNKKVVISYEGSFHGRTLGAQMLGGLTGLKEWIVNPDPDIHHMPFPGEPRCKDRSFDFFEKRLKKLNINPKDVCAVISETYQGVSGALMPVEYAQKLRKWCDEHGVLLIFDEIQAGFGRTGKMFGFMHYGILPDIFCLGKGISSSLPISAVVGKKEYMDLYEPGTMTSTHTGSPLCCAAALGSIKTVERYKLVENAEKMGRVFEEELTRIYEKFDCVQFLCGKGLVWGLQIGKKGTETPDPNTAFEIVGRCVEKGLLLFAPVGLGGGTIKINPPLIINEEAIREGCSVITEAIEEVTG; encoded by the coding sequence ATGGGCAAAAGTTATCCACTTATACCTAAGAAAGTCCCTTATATAGAAACAAAGTACAGAAGGATAAAGACAGAAATACCTGTACCAGAATCAATCCCGGTACTTGAAAAACTAAGAACCTATGAACCAATTTCAATGAGTGGTCAACCACTCGTTGTCTGGGACCATGCGGAAGGGATGAATGTCTATGATAATTATGGCAATAAGTGGCTTGATTTTAGTTCTGGAGTTCTTGTTACTAACGCAGGACATTCTGCCCCTGAAGTCCTTTCTGAAATAAAAAGAATGTTAGAAAAACCCTTACTTCATAACTACTGTTTCCCTTCTGAAATAAGAGCAGAACTTGTAGAAAAAATTGCTTCTGTATCTCCTGAACCACTAAAAAAGGTTTTTTTACTCACCACAGGTGCTGAAGCAGTTGAGTGTGCCTTTAAACTCGCAAGAACATATGGGAAAAAGAAGAATAAAAAAGTAGTAATATCCTATGAAGGTTCTTTCCATGGAAGAACACTTGGGGCTCAGATGCTCGGTGGATTAACTGGTTTAAAAGAATGGATAGTTAACCCTGACCCTGATATACATCACATGCCATTTCCAGGAGAACCGAGATGCAAAGATAGAAGTTTTGACTTTTTTGAGAAGAGATTGAAAAAGTTAAATATAAATCCTAAGGATGTATGTGCTGTTATATCAGAGACATATCAGGGCGTAAGTGGTGCACTTATGCCTGTGGAGTATGCTCAAAAACTCAGGAAGTGGTGTGATGAACATGGTGTACTCCTAATATTTGACGAAATCCAGGCCGGATTTGGAAGGACAGGAAAGATGTTCGGGTTCATGCACTACGGGATACTTCCAGATATATTCTGCTTGGGTAAAGGAATAAGCAGTTCACTTCCCATATCAGCGGTTGTTGGGAAAAAAGAATATATGGACCTTTATGAACCAGGGACAATGACAAGTACCCATACAGGGAGCCCACTGTGCTGTGCTGCTGCACTCGGTAGCATAAAAACAGTAGAAAGATATAAACTTGTAGAAAATGCTGAAAAAATGGGAAGAGTATTTGAGGAAGAACTTACAAGGATATATGAAAAATTTGACTGTGTTCAGTTTTTATGTGGAAAAGGACTTGTATGGGGACTACAGATAGGTAAAAAAGGGACTGAAACGCCTGACCCTAATACTGCTTTTGAAATTGTTGGCAGATGTGTAGAAAAAGGGCTATTGCTTTTTGCTCCTGTAGGACTTGGAGGTGGCACAATAAAGATAAATCCACCTCTCATTATCAATGAGGAAGCAATAAGAGAAGGATGTTCTGTAATTACGGAAGCAATAGAAGAGGTAACAGGATGA
- a CDS encoding ArgE/DapE family deacylase yields MNIKQAVEKNLKESVDFLKELIKIPSISGEREEQAQEFIKDKFNQFGKVNLIPVPEDIKKDPEYTLAEKELDYSKRKNLILELPSSGEGRSLILNSHIDVVPAKTWDDAFSPVEKDGFIYGRGACDAKGQIAAIYLTLLTLKEIGVNLKGNLIAQSVIEEEVGGNGALALIRQGYKADGVIVLEATGLNICPANRGAVWYRLEIKGKSVHMGRITEGVNAIEKTCHLMHRMKEYERRLIEESKNVPLFEKYKQPVQVNFGTIRGDGWPSMVCGYVVLEGGVGFLPNKDLATIKKELKRVIEDCGDHWIINNYNLSFPKLHNDAYAIPPDHPLVEIMRKSAIDSGTIPDVEGFIASCDARLFNKVGNMPVVVFGPGKLEDAHSDTEKIKIEEIKTAAEILTLTVINWCNNS; encoded by the coding sequence ATGAATATAAAACAGGCAGTTGAAAAAAATTTAAAAGAATCAGTAGATTTCCTTAAAGAACTTATAAAAATTCCGAGTATATCTGGAGAAAGAGAAGAACAGGCACAGGAGTTTATAAAAGATAAGTTTAACCAGTTTGGAAAAGTTAACCTTATCCCTGTTCCAGAAGATATCAAGAAAGACCCGGAATATACTTTAGCAGAAAAAGAACTGGATTACTCAAAAAGGAAAAACCTTATCCTTGAACTTCCATCATCAGGTGAAGGAAGGTCTCTTATTCTTAATTCACATATAGATGTGGTTCCTGCAAAGACATGGGATGATGCTTTTTCTCCTGTAGAAAAAGATGGTTTTATATATGGTAGAGGTGCCTGTGATGCAAAAGGACAGATTGCTGCAATATATCTTACATTGCTTACATTGAAAGAGATTGGAGTAAATCTTAAAGGGAATCTTATTGCTCAGTCAGTAATAGAGGAAGAGGTAGGTGGTAATGGAGCACTTGCGCTTATCAGACAGGGTTATAAGGCAGATGGTGTTATAGTTCTTGAAGCAACAGGTTTGAATATATGCCCTGCAAACCGTGGTGCTGTCTGGTATCGTCTGGAAATTAAAGGTAAAAGTGTTCATATGGGCAGAATTACAGAAGGGGTGAATGCCATTGAGAAAACATGCCATTTGATGCACCGTATGAAAGAGTACGAAAGACGATTGATAGAAGAGAGTAAAAATGTCCCTCTCTTTGAAAAATATAAACAACCGGTACAGGTAAATTTTGGTACTATAAGAGGAGATGGTTGGCCATCTATGGTATGCGGTTATGTTGTCCTTGAAGGAGGTGTGGGATTTTTACCTAATAAGGACCTTGCAACAATAAAGAAGGAACTAAAAAGAGTTATAGAAGATTGCGGTGACCACTGGATTATAAATAACTATAATCTCTCATTTCCTAAACTACACAATGATGCTTATGCTATACCCCCAGACCACCCGCTCGTGGAGATAATGAGAAAATCAGCAATAGATTCAGGAACTATACCTGATGTGGAGGGTTTTATAGCCAGTTGTGATGCACGTCTTTTTAATAAAGTGGGGAATATGCCGGTAGTTGTTTTTGGTCCGGGGAAACTTGAGGATGCCCACTCAGACACAGAGAAGATAAAAATAGAAGAGATAAAGACAGCAGCAGAGATTCTTACATTAACAGTAATTAACTGGTGTAATAACTCATAG
- a CDS encoding YHS domain-containing protein, with protein sequence MAIKKYKDVVCRMWLKKETKNKVDKDGKTYYFCSPACKEKFEKDTEKYLKLVG encoded by the coding sequence ATGGCTATAAAAAAATATAAAGATGTGGTATGCAGAATGTGGTTGAAGAAAGAAACAAAAAATAAGGTGGATAAAGACGGAAAAACATATTATTTCTGCAGTCCTGCCTGTAAAGAGAAGTTTGAGAAGGACACAGAAAAATATCTTAAACTCGTTGGATAA
- a CDS encoding 3'-5' exonuclease, producing the protein MKEIPELVVLDVETTGLDPVEGRIVEIALIRIKEGNVVEKFVTLLNPEVKIPPEVSFIHGIKDEQIKDAPLFRDIAEKVLEIINGRTILVHNADFDIPFLKKELNLCGLDLSEIKVIDTLAIARNYFCFPKNSLSTIALYYEIDISGYHRAEADAMITYKVYCKLIEELNRKNKFDKNIQV; encoded by the coding sequence ATGAAAGAAATACCTGAACTTGTCGTTCTTGATGTTGAAACCACAGGTCTTGACCCTGTTGAAGGTAGAATAGTAGAGATTGCATTGATAAGAATAAAAGAAGGCAATGTTGTAGAAAAATTTGTCACTTTATTAAATCCTGAAGTAAAAATCCCTCCTGAGGTCTCTTTCATACATGGTATAAAAGATGAGCAAATTAAAGATGCTCCACTCTTCAGAGATATTGCAGAAAAGGTCCTTGAGATTATAAATGGGAGAACAATCCTTGTCCATAATGCGGACTTTGATATACCATTTTTAAAAAAAGAACTGAATCTATGTGGATTGGACCTTTCAGAAATAAAAGTTATTGATACTCTAGCAATAGCGAGGAACTATTTCTGTTTTCCTAAAAATTCTTTATCTACAATAGCACTATATTATGAAATTGATATATCTGGTTATCATAGAGCTGAAGCAGATGCGATGATTACATATAAGGTTTACTGCAAACTTATAGAGGAACTTAATAGAAAAAATAAATTTGACAAAAATATACAGGTGTGA
- a CDS encoding cold shock domain-containing protein: protein MAKERGKVKWFNNAKGYGFIEREGGKEDVFVHYSAIVGEGYRTLQEGDTVEFEVVSSDKGLQASKVTKV from the coding sequence ATGGCGAAGGAAAGAGGTAAAGTGAAGTGGTTCAATAATGCCAAGGGATATGGTTTTATTGAACGAGAAGGCGGAAAAGAAGATGTCTTTGTTCACTATTCCGCTATAGTCGGAGAAGGATACCGCACTCTTCAGGAAGGTGATACTGTAGAGTTTGAAGTTGTATCCAGTGACAAAGGACTTCAGGCATCAAAAGTAACAAAGGTATAA
- a CDS encoding tetratricopeptide repeat protein gives MNRKWTSGWILVACFVISKVSLLCAVDNISGRLKMAYEAHKRGMYSLSNSQIDKYLKENPSPPDVDYAHLLYGVNLLYLEEVDKAIDKLNIIVKKRPESEFLKDAMTYLVLAYLKKTDIASAISLYSEYKNRFSSDDSLENQIAQVVLSTAVTLFKKGDIKKSREFFSIISKLNISKYMPEALYYEGLTYYQENDFDKAIELFKKASEMSQTEQEQKEILADIYLKLGDCFLNKKDYSAAEHYFNRVCDEFPDTIYSSWASFQMSIIEKRKGNLEKAVSLLEGIRSSEEDIQFKVLSELANVKMLQEKWEESETYLKEITELKPEDKNLSDIYIKLGFVNFNMGEYEESIIYFKKVLEISSDSKAKEDAYFWLGYTYYIKNLFDDSQKVWEKLRIEFPDSRYIHEILFFTGKRYYESGRYTEADRYFSELITKFPESSFYETTIEMLIDSKIQQGKLNEALQLCDEFLKKGKNETISFLYGKTLFLLKDFKKAKSILEKLQSVKPSEKVEATYYLANIYEKQGEIDKAQEKYLEIITFFTDFPEWVRYAEENLKRLKK, from the coding sequence ATGAATAGAAAATGGACAAGTGGGTGGATACTTGTTGCTTGTTTTGTTATTTCTAAGGTTTCTCTTTTATGTGCAGTGGATAATATCTCCGGACGACTAAAGATGGCATATGAAGCACATAAAAGAGGTATGTATTCACTATCAAACTCTCAGATAGATAAATATCTTAAAGAAAACCCGTCACCTCCTGATGTTGACTATGCCCACCTTCTGTATGGTGTTAATCTTTTATATCTTGAAGAGGTAGATAAGGCAATAGATAAATTGAATATCATTGTAAAGAAAAGACCAGAATCTGAATTTCTAAAAGATGCTATGACATATCTTGTTCTGGCATATCTTAAAAAAACAGATATAGCATCTGCTATTTCATTATATTCCGAATATAAAAATAGATTCTCTTCTGATGATTCTCTCGAAAATCAGATAGCACAGGTAGTACTCTCAACAGCAGTAACATTGTTTAAAAAGGGTGATATTAAAAAAAGTAGAGAATTTTTCAGTATTATATCTAAACTAAACATATCTAAATACATGCCTGAAGCACTATATTATGAAGGATTGACCTACTATCAAGAAAATGATTTTGACAAGGCAATAGAGCTTTTCAAAAAAGCATCAGAGATGTCACAAACAGAACAAGAACAGAAAGAAATTCTGGCAGATATTTATCTGAAATTGGGGGACTGTTTTTTAAATAAAAAGGATTATTCTGCAGCAGAACATTATTTCAACAGGGTATGTGATGAATTTCCTGATACTATATACAGTAGTTGGGCATCTTTCCAGATGTCTATTATTGAAAAGAGAAAGGGGAACCTTGAAAAAGCTGTATCTCTGCTGGAAGGAATAAGAAGTAGTGAAGAAGATATTCAATTCAAAGTACTTTCTGAACTGGCGAATGTAAAAATGTTACAGGAAAAATGGGAAGAGTCAGAGACATACCTTAAAGAGATAACGGAGCTAAAACCAGAAGATAAAAACCTATCTGATATTTATATTAAACTGGGCTTTGTAAACTTCAATATGGGTGAATATGAAGAATCTATAATCTACTTTAAAAAAGTCCTTGAAATATCTTCAGATAGTAAAGCAAAAGAAGATGCATACTTCTGGCTTGGCTATACATATTATATAAAGAATCTATTTGATGACTCTCAGAAAGTATGGGAAAAACTACGAATAGAATTTCCTGATAGCAGGTATATTCACGAGATATTATTTTTCACTGGAAAAAGATACTATGAGTCAGGGAGATATACTGAAGCAGACAGATATTTTTCAGAACTTATTACAAAATTTCCTGAAAGTTCCTTCTATGAAACCACAATTGAAATGCTTATAGACAGTAAGATACAACAGGGGAAACTAAATGAGGCACTTCAACTGTGTGATGAATTTCTTAAAAAAGGGAAAAACGAGACAATATCTTTTCTCTATGGTAAAACACTTTTCCTTCTGAAGGACTTCAAAAAAGCAAAATCTATTTTAGAAAAACTGCAGAGTGTTAAACCCTCAGAAAAGGTAGAAGCAACATATTATCTTGCCAATATATATGAAAAACAAGGGGAGATAGACAAAGCACAGGAAAAATATCTGGAGATCATCACATTCTTTACTGACTTTCCTGAATGGGTAAGGTATGCAGAAGAAAACCTTAAACGTCTTAAAAAATGA